The following coding sequences are from one Triticum dicoccoides isolate Atlit2015 ecotype Zavitan chromosome 4A, WEW_v2.0, whole genome shotgun sequence window:
- the LOC119286898 gene encoding serine/threonine-protein kinase GRIK1-like, translating into MADLTDMGCCSCFSFLRKPSVKVGRPRDTDGMLSKDLLKRQTSEDFDGSFYTGDDPDLSFYNGDGIDRSFFNGDDPDRSFYERDGTDYNHESDDEPPRKRSEDIILTRAQSGFACRESLVKETKKVVRSEDDLGNKMINQYVHLGKIGAGSYGKVVLYRNIEDGKLYAVKVLNKPHMLKVRVVRSETAMTDVIREVSLMKMLSHPNIVNLIEVIDDPNSDKFYMVLEYVEGKIVWDKGIGEATCRKYLRDIISGVMYLHSHNIIHSDIKPDNLLVTSTGNVKIGDFSVSQIFEDDDDMLRRSPGTPVFTAPECCQGSAYHGRSSDTWAVGVTLYCMITGRYPFLGETLQETYDKIVNDPADIPSNVSPQLVDLLERLLCKDPGDRITLEAAAAHPWVAGDEGPVPEYMCRCGFGRRKRNGSQEAVQ; encoded by the exons ATGGCAGACCTCACGGACATGGGCTGCTGCAGCTGTTTCAGTTTCCTAAGGAAGCCCAGCGTGAAGGTAGGTCGGCCTCGGGACACTGATGGCATGTTGTCCAAAGATTTGTTGAAGCGCCAGACCAGTGAAGATTTTGATGGGAGCTTCTACACTGGAGATGATCCTGACTTAAGCTTTTACAATGGGGATGGCATTGATAGAAGCTTCTTTAACGGTGATGATCCCGATAGAAGTTTCTATGAAAGAGATGGTACTGATTATAACCATGAGAGTGACGATGAGCCCCCACGGAAGAGGTCTGAAGATATTATTCTGACAAGGGCTCAAAGTGGCTTTGCATGTAGAGAAAGCCTAGTTAAGGAGACTAAAAAAGTTGTTCGCTCAGAG GACGATCTTGGCAATAAGATGATCAATCAGTATGTTCACCTGGGCAAGATCGGTGCTGGAAGCTATGGCAAAGTG GTTCTATACCGAAACATTGAAGATGGGAAGTTATATGCAGTGAAG GTGCTGAATAAACCTCACATGTTGAAAGTACGTGTCGTACGGTCAGAAACCGCCATGACAGATGTTATTCGGGAA GTATCCCTCATGAAAATGTTGAGTCATCCCAATATCGTAAATCTCATTGAGGTGATTGATGATCCAAACTCAGATAAATTCTACATGG TTCTTGAGTATGTGGAAGGAAAAATTGTGTGGGATAAAGGTATAGGAGAAGCTACTTGCAGAAAGTACTTGCGGGACATTATTTCTGGTGTTATGTATCTTCACTCTCAT AACATTATTCATAGTGATATTAAACCGGATAATCTCTTGGTCACAAGTACTGGCAATGTGAAGATAGGGGACTTCAGTGTTAGCCAGATTTTTGAG GATGATGATGATATGCTTCGGAGATCTCCAGGCACTCCTGTTTTCACTGCACCGGAGTGCTGTCAAG GTTCAGCTTACCATGGTAGATCGTCTGATACATGGGCAGTCGGTGTTACTCTGTATTGTATGATTACTGGGCGCTATCCATTTCTAGGAGAAACTTTGCAGGAAACATACGACAAG ATTGTCAATGATCCAGCGGATATACCAAGTAACGTGAGCCCCCAACTTGTTGATTTGCTGGAAAGGCTTCTGTGCAAAG ACCCAGGAGACCGTATCACCCTGGAAGCTGCGGCTGCGCATCCTTGGGTTGCTGGGGATGAGGGGCCAGTCCCCGAATACATGTGTAGATGTGGTTTTGGCCGCAGGAAGAGAAATGGTTCACAAGAAGCAGTACAATAA